In Pseudoxanthomonas indica, the following are encoded in one genomic region:
- the nuoE gene encoding NADH-quinone oxidoreductase subunit NuoE has product MRATGNFVAAQNVDPLVALSDKTRAHIDHWLTKFPPDRKRSAVLQGLHAAQEQNDGWLSDELISAVAKYLDLPPVWAYEVASFYSMFETEKVGRNNVAFCTNISCWLNGAEDLVKHAEKKLGCKLGESTADGRVYLKREEECVAACCGAPVVVINGHYHEKLTPTQVDELLDGLE; this is encoded by the coding sequence ATGAGGGCCACGGGTAATTTCGTAGCGGCGCAGAACGTCGATCCGCTGGTGGCGTTGAGCGACAAGACGCGCGCGCACATCGATCATTGGCTGACCAAGTTCCCGCCGGACCGCAAGCGTTCGGCGGTGCTGCAGGGTCTGCACGCGGCGCAGGAACAGAACGACGGATGGCTCAGCGACGAGCTGATCTCGGCCGTGGCCAAGTACCTGGACCTGCCGCCAGTGTGGGCCTACGAGGTCGCCAGCTTCTATTCGATGTTCGAGACGGAAAAGGTCGGCCGCAACAACGTCGCCTTCTGCACCAACATCAGCTGCTGGCTCAATGGCGCCGAAGACCTGGTCAAGCATGCCGAGAAGAAGCTCGGCTGCAAGCTCGGTGAATCCACCGCCGACGGCCGCGTCTACTTGAAGCGCGAAGAAGAGTGCGTGGCCGCCTGTTGCGGCGCGCCGGTCGTGGTCATCAATGGCCACTACCACGAGAAGCTGACCCCGACGCAGGTCGACGAACTGCTGGACGGGCTGGAGTAA
- the nuoF gene encoding NADH-quinone oxidoreductase subunit NuoF: MAHHPHASEGYGPVGPAPKEHQVVYTTLHFDKPWSYENYLKTGGYSALRKIIEEKIPPADVVEMVKQSGLRGRGGAGFPTGLKWSFMPKGDMQKYILCNSDESEPGTAKDRDILRFNPHAVIEGMAIACYATGSTVGYNYLRGEFHHEPFEHLEEATAEAYKNGWLGKDILGSGINIDIFNALGAGAYICGEETALMESLEGKKGQPRFKPPFPANFGLYGKPTTINNTETYASVPAIIRNGAEWFLNLGKPNNGGPKIFSVSGHVARPGNYEIRLGTPFSELLEMAGGIRNGHKIKAVIPGGSSMPVLPGEVMMGLTMDYDSIQKAGSGLGSGAVVVMDETTCMVRACQRIARFYYKESCGQCTPCREGTGWMYRMLTRVVDGKATLEDLQTLKAAAGQIEGHTICAFGEAAAWPVQGMLRHFWHEFEYYIVNGRSIVDGKLEAAAA, encoded by the coding sequence ATGGCACATCATCCCCACGCATCCGAAGGCTATGGTCCGGTCGGCCCCGCGCCGAAGGAACACCAGGTCGTCTACACCACGCTGCATTTCGACAAGCCCTGGTCGTACGAGAACTATCTCAAGACCGGCGGCTACAGTGCGCTGCGCAAGATCATCGAAGAGAAGATCCCGCCGGCCGACGTGGTCGAGATGGTCAAGCAGTCCGGCCTGCGCGGCCGTGGCGGCGCTGGCTTCCCGACCGGCCTGAAGTGGAGCTTCATGCCCAAGGGCGACATGCAGAAGTACATCCTCTGCAACTCCGACGAATCCGAGCCGGGCACCGCCAAGGATCGCGACATCCTGCGCTTCAACCCGCACGCGGTGATCGAGGGCATGGCGATTGCCTGCTATGCCACCGGTTCGACCGTGGGCTACAACTACCTGCGCGGTGAGTTCCACCACGAGCCGTTCGAGCACCTGGAAGAAGCCACCGCCGAGGCCTACAAGAACGGCTGGCTGGGCAAGGACATCCTGGGCTCCGGCATCAACATCGACATCTTCAACGCGCTCGGCGCGGGCGCCTACATCTGCGGCGAAGAAACCGCGCTGATGGAGTCGCTGGAAGGCAAGAAGGGCCAGCCGCGCTTCAAGCCGCCGTTCCCGGCCAACTTCGGCCTGTACGGCAAGCCGACCACGATCAACAACACCGAGACCTATGCCTCGGTGCCGGCGATCATCCGCAACGGCGCCGAGTGGTTCCTCAACCTGGGCAAGCCGAACAACGGTGGTCCGAAGATCTTCTCGGTCTCCGGCCATGTCGCGCGTCCGGGCAACTACGAAATCCGCCTGGGCACGCCGTTCTCGGAACTGCTGGAAATGGCCGGCGGCATCCGCAACGGCCACAAGATCAAGGCCGTGATTCCGGGCGGATCCTCGATGCCGGTGCTGCCGGGCGAAGTGATGATGGGCCTGACCATGGACTACGACAGCATCCAGAAGGCTGGCTCCGGCCTGGGTTCGGGTGCGGTGGTGGTGATGGACGAGACCACCTGCATGGTCCGCGCCTGCCAGCGCATCGCGCGCTTCTACTACAAGGAAAGCTGCGGCCAGTGCACGCCGTGCCGCGAAGGCACCGGCTGGATGTACCGCATGCTGACCCGCGTGGTCGACGGTAAGGCGACGCTGGAAGATCTGCAGACCCTGAAGGCGGCGGCCGGCCAGATTGAAGGCCACACCATTTGCGCGTTCGGCGAAGCCGCCGCATGGCCCGTGCAGGGCATGCTGCGTCACTTCTGGCACGAGTTCGAGTACTACATCGTCAACGGTCGCTCGATCGTCGACGGCAAGCTGGAGGCTGCTGCGGCATGA